The sequence TTGATCGTCCGAGGTCGTTGGCAGCTTCTAGTGCGGCTTGAACCTTAACGATCATGCCGTCAGTAATCACTTTGCCTACAATAAGATCATCGGCTTGTTGTTGATTAAGGCTTGGAATGAGGTGGCCTTTACCATCCAACACACCACTTACATCAGAAAGAAGAACCAGTTCAGCATCAAGTGCGCCAGCAACGGCAACCGCAGCTTGGTCTGCATTGACGTTCATCAGTTGGCCTTGTTCAGTTAAACCAATTGAGCTAATGATTGGCAGTGCGCCAGCATTAAGAATCGCCTGCAGGACGGTTGAGTCGCCCGGCTCCGCTTTTCCTACCGCACCCAGTTCAGGGTTCAGTTCGCTCACTTTGCATAAACCACCATCAGCTAGGCTCAAACCAACGGCATTGATACCGTCTTTAATCGCCTGACCTTGAAGTAATTTATTCGCCGTACCCGCTAATGCCCCGGCAATAACAGGAATCTGATCATAAGGAGTAACACGTAGACCTTCTTTCTTAACGGTTTCGAGGTTCAACTTATTCATCAAATCATCAACAAG is a genomic window of Vibrio sp. ED004 containing:
- the argB gene encoding acetylglutamate kinase, which translates into the protein MSLNNQPLIIKLGGAALSCGETLSKLFGAISAYQQQAQRPIVIVHGGGYLVDDLMNKLNLETVKKEGLRVTPYDQIPVIAGALAGTANKLLQGQAIKDGINAVGLSLADGGLCKVSELNPELGAVGKAEPGDSTVLQAILNAGALPIISSIGLTEQGQLMNVNADQAAVAVAGALDAELVLLSDVSGVLDGKGHLIPSLNQQQADDLIVGKVITDGMIVKVQAALEAANDLGRSIEVATWRYPEKLTQLFSGKSIGTQFLPQ